The Tissierellales bacterium sequence ATGAAAAAAAATATAGATTTGAATACGAGGATTTTGATGGGTTTTTAACTAGAGTTAGCGGTGGGAATAATTTTATAAAAAAGGCAATAAAAGATAAAAAATTTATGCCTGCAGGAAGAATATTAGCAGGAAGGGGACTAGATAAGCACGGTAGAAAGATAACCCTAAGTAATTGTTATGTCATGCCTAAGGTAGAGGACAATATAGAAGCTATATTTGACACTGCTAAATATATGGCTAGAACTTATTCTTATGGTGGTGGAGTAGGTCTTACCCTGTCGAATTTAAGACCGAAGGGAGCTAAAGTAAATAATGCTGCAAATACTACTACAGGAGCAGTTTCTTTTATGGATCTTTACTCATTAGTTACTGGATTAATTGGTATGAAAGGTAGGCGAGGGGCACTCATGCTTAACTTGTATTCTAATCATCCAGATATTGAAGAGTTTATTGATGTTAAAAACTCCTTAGATAAGGTAAACTATGCTAATATATCAGTTAATATAGATGATAATTTTATGAAAGCCGTTGAGGAAGACAGGGAATATGAATTATACTTTAAAGTTCAAGCTACTGGTGAAGTAATTTCTAAAAAAGTTAGTGCTAAAGAAATGTTTAGGAAATTAGCCGAGAACAATTGGAATATGGCAGAGCCTGGTATATTGTATACAGGTCGTATAAATTCATGGCATTTAATGAGTGAAGATGAAAGCTTTGAGTTTGCTGGAGTAAATCCTTGTGCAGAAGAGCCTCTGCCTGCTTTTGGTAGTTGTAATTTATCTTCTATTAATCTAAGTGAATTTGTTAGAAATGAGTTTACGGAAGATGCAAAGTTCGAATTTAAAAGATTTGGCGAAATGGTAAGAGAAGGAGTTATATATTTAAATGAAGTATTGGATGAGAATATGAATCTTCATCCATTGGAACAACAAAGGGAAATGTCTAAGGAATTAAGACAGATAGGATTAGGTATTATGGGTGTAGCAGATATGTTTATTAAAATGGGAGTAAAATATGGTAGTGATGAATCTATAGATTTAATTCATCAAATAGGGAAAGTATTAGTAAACGAAGCCTTAAGACAATCGGCTTTATTAGGGAAAGAATATGGACCATTCCCTAGATATAATGAGGAGGCTATATTAAATTCACCATTTTTATTATCTAATGCCAATGAAGATGTATTAGAACTAATCAAAAGATATGGACTTAGAAATAGCCAGCTTTTAACTATAGCACCTACTGGAAGTATATCTACTTTAATTGGTTGTAGCAATGGAGTGGAACCAATATTTCAAACATCATATACTAGGAAGTCAGAATCTTTGCACCATGAAGATACTTATTATAAGGTATTTACTCCAATAGTTAAGGAATATATGGATAAAAATAATCTGTCTAAAGAAGAAGATTTACCAGATTTTTTTGTAACTACTTCAACATTAAATTATAAAGATAGAATAAAAGTTCAAGCGGCTTGGCAACAGTATATTGATGCTAGTATATCTTCTACAGTTAATGTTCCTAATAAATTTACTGTAGAAGAGGTGGAAGATTTATATATTTATGCCTGGGAGAAAGAGCTTAAAGGTATTACAATATATAGGGATGGTTGTGCTAGAGAGGGAATACTGATTACCAATAAAGATAATTTAAGTCCAATGGAAAAGATTGAAGAATTACAAAGGGAAATTGACGAATTAGCAGCAGAACAAATGAAAGAAGATCCCGATACATGTCCAATGTGCGGAGGAACTTTAATCCATAGCGGAGGCTGTGCAGAATGTCAAGACTGTGGATATAGCCCTTGCTCAATATAAAATAGAACATTTCATAAATTAAATGAATATCCTGGTATAAAGGCGAAAGGAGGGGTTATGATGGATTATCCTATAGTTTTTGTACCAGGACTATTTGGTTCTTTAGGTAACGATGTAATAAAGGGAACTGGAGATTTTTCCTTTGGATTTGCTGAAAGGGTTTACACCCCGTTTATAGAAATATTAAATTCTATGGGGTATGAAGAAGGTGTAGATTTATTTATCTCCCATTATGATTGGAAAAAATCAGTATTAGATTCAGTAGAAAAATATTTATTTTCAGATGTAGAAAAAGCTAAAAAGAAAACAGGAAAAGATAAAGTAATAATTATAGGACATAGTTTAGGGGGATTATTGGGAAGAGCATATATGAGCTATTTCAACCCCTATTCTGTTGAAAAACTAATTATGATAGGAACCCCAAACTTAGGTGCTATAAATGCTTATTATTTCTGGAGCGGGGGGGAGGTTCCTTATTCAAAGGTAGAGGATAATCTCCTCTATAACGGATTAAAATTGGGGTTCATACTTTATTATGATTTATTTAAGGATGCTAATCATATAGAAGCTCTGAGAGGTATGTTTCCTGTTGCTAAGGATTTATTGCCTAGTTATGGATATGGGGATTATTTATTTTGGGAAGATAATAGGATTAAAAAGGGTGTTTCCATTGAGGGTATGTCTATTAATAATAGTTTTCTAAATGGGTTAGAAAATAGACCTGTAGATCAAAGTAAATTATTTATTATAAGTGGAAAAGGAAGTTATACGAATAAGGAATTTATAGTAGATATAAATAGGAAAGGTAGAAGAAAAATAAAATGGGCAGATGGGAAACCTATAAATATATATAAAACAAACTATGGTGACGGTACTGTAACCACCCGTAGTACAATAGGCCATCTAGGTGGTAATAAAATAATTCTAGAGGGGAATCACACTGACATATTGTATAAATCCAAGGAACATTTATCATCTATTTTAGGTAGACCTTTAATGAAGGAGGTTAAAGAAGAGAAAATAGAAAAAGTATATATTATTTTAACAGAAAATTGTGATAGAATAAATATTAATACTTCAACGGCTAATATAATATCCAATAGAAATATAGAAATTATTGATAGTAGGGTCCAGGCTGTAAATTTAGCAGAAAATACTTTTGGAATTATGGTTGCAGGAGATGAAGATTTAAAGGTTGAGATAGATGCGAAACCAGTTAGAAGAAGAAGGCCAAAGGTTTACAGAACAGTTATAGGGAAGTAAAAATGCAGAGCCTTATTGATATCATTAGATTATAAAGGGTGATTTTCTGCATGGATGATTATTTAAAATTTAAAATTACAGGTGATTTTTAGGAAGATATTAAAGTATATTTCTTAAAGTATGATAAGCAAGATGTATATGGACATACACTAAATGTTATTGAAGAACTATATAATATTCAACAACAATTTGGATATATTGAGGAAGGGAGTGAAGTAGCCTGTTATTGTCATGATTTAGGACGGGTAGTTCAAAATAACCACATAATTCGATTTTGTATAGAAAATAACATTCATATTTGTGAAGAGGAAAAACAAGTACCTTCTATTTTGCATCAGAAGGTATCGGCCTTTATTGCAGAAAAAGTATTTAATATAAAAAATAGAATTATATTGGAAGCTATAGGATATCATACAACTTCAAGAAAAAATCCTAGTATTACAGAAATTGAAGTATTTTTGGCAGATAAACTTAGCTGGAAAGCAGATTGGTCTAGAAAATTAGTACGTGAAATTAGAGAAGCATTAAAAGATTCAAAGGAAAAAGCAATCTTTCACTATTTATCCTATTTAAATAGTAACAAGGAGAATCTTCAATTATTTCATAAAGATTCTATGGAAGCTTATTATTATTTTAAGCGAAATAATGTTAATGAATATATTCTTAAATAATATTATACTTATGTAATTTATATTCTTCTAATAGTTTATATAGTTTATAAAAAGGAGGGTGTTAGTTATTATTAAGATAATGGATAGACTAGAGAGATTGATTAACTCAGTAAAATTTACTCAGTTATGGGAAGGTTTTACTAAGAAAAAATTTGCTGTCTATAAAGAGAAAATTTTTTTTATTAATGATAACTGTAATATTAATTTAGATCTAAAAAAGAAAAATGATTGCTATATTGGGATAGTAGATGAAAGATTTATAGGAAATACAGCAATAAAAATTGATGATGAATATATTGCAATATGGAACTATAAAACCATATCTAAAAATATAAATGATGCTAAATTAGCCTCATTATTAATTCATGAAATGTTTCATTGTTTTCAGTACGAAAATAATGAGAAAAGGTTTCCAAATGAACTACAAGGGTTAGATTATCCTATTACTAAAGAAAATATAAGTCTGCGTATGCTAGAAAGAAAATATCTTATGGATAGTGTCTTTGAAAAAGATGAACGAAAAAGAAAAGAATATCTATCAAATTATTTTAGTCTAAGAACTAAAAGAGAAAAATTAATAGGTGACTTTATTAAATATGAAAAAGCAATAGAAAGCGTTGAAGGAACAGCGGTGTACGTGGAATTTAAAGCCTATGATCAATTAGTTAAAGATAGTAATAATAAGATCTTAAAAGATTTAATAAAAGGCTTTACAGATATTAACCAGCGGAATTTAAAGGTTAGACATAGTACTTATAATCAAGGATTATTGCTAGGTTTAATAGCAGATAAATATATTTCAAATTGGACTAGCAAATTTATGATTAGCCAATTATACTTAAGTGATTTTGTATTTAATGAATTAAATATTTTAGATATTGAAGTGTGTGATTATAATGATATAGACTATAAACAAGAAGAAATAGAAGAATGTATTATAAAATGGAATAAAGATAGGGATTTTGTTTTTGAGGAATTTGAAAAGAACAATAAAGGGAATATTTTAGAAGAAGGTTTTGAAATTACAGCTTTTGATCCTATGAATGTAATAAAAATAGAAAATGTAATTATACATAAAAAATTTTTAAGAATAAAATCAAATGGTAAAGAACAAGTATTAAAAGGACCTATAAAAACAATTATCGGTGAGAATATATTTGATGTAAAAAAAATAGAGTGGTAGGTATTAATATAATTTAAATTATATTGCATTGGTTTAACTTATAGATGATGAAGATGCAAAGCATTAAAAAGTTTGTAGAAATAGGACATAAAAAAGGAGAATTTATATGAATAAGACAATTGGTTTCATTGGAGCAGGAAATATGGCAAA is a genomic window containing:
- a CDS encoding adenosylcobalamin-dependent ribonucleoside-diphosphate reductase, with the translated sequence MLKVEKRNGAIVKFEGDKIVKAISKAMAETDIGVDESLSEEIADRAFNSFKSLDIVNIEKIQDFVEIELMRARPDVAKKYILYRDERARLRKHGWEMTDLQRDIYEKKYRFEYEDFDGFLTRVSGGNNFIKKAIKDKKFMPAGRILAGRGLDKHGRKITLSNCYVMPKVEDNIEAIFDTAKYMARTYSYGGGVGLTLSNLRPKGAKVNNAANTTTGAVSFMDLYSLVTGLIGMKGRRGALMLNLYSNHPDIEEFIDVKNSLDKVNYANISVNIDDNFMKAVEEDREYELYFKVQATGEVISKKVSAKEMFRKLAENNWNMAEPGILYTGRINSWHLMSEDESFEFAGVNPCAEEPLPAFGSCNLSSINLSEFVRNEFTEDAKFEFKRFGEMVREGVIYLNEVLDENMNLHPLEQQREMSKELRQIGLGIMGVADMFIKMGVKYGSDESIDLIHQIGKVLVNEALRQSALLGKEYGPFPRYNEEAILNSPFLLSNANEDVLELIKRYGLRNSQLLTIAPTGSISTLIGCSNGVEPIFQTSYTRKSESLHHEDTYYKVFTPIVKEYMDKNNLSKEEDLPDFFVTTSTLNYKDRIKVQAAWQQYIDASISSTVNVPNKFTVEEVEDLYIYAWEKELKGITIYRDGCAREGILITNKDNLSPMEKIEELQREIDELAAEQMKEDPDTCPMCGGTLIHSGGCAECQDCGYSPCSI
- a CDS encoding alpha/beta fold hydrolase; amino-acid sequence: MDYPIVFVPGLFGSLGNDVIKGTGDFSFGFAERVYTPFIEILNSMGYEEGVDLFISHYDWKKSVLDSVEKYLFSDVEKAKKKTGKDKVIIIGHSLGGLLGRAYMSYFNPYSVEKLIMIGTPNLGAINAYYFWSGGEVPYSKVEDNLLYNGLKLGFILYYDLFKDANHIEALRGMFPVAKDLLPSYGYGDYLFWEDNRIKKGVSIEGMSINNSFLNGLENRPVDQSKLFIISGKGSYTNKEFIVDINRKGRRKIKWADGKPINIYKTNYGDGTVTTRSTIGHLGGNKIILEGNHTDILYKSKEHLSSILGRPLMKEVKEEKIEKVYIILTENCDRININTSTANIISNRNIEIIDSRVQAVNLAENTFGIMVAGDEDLKVEIDAKPVRRRRPKVYRTVIGK
- a CDS encoding HD domain-containing protein; the protein is MKVYFLKYDKQDVYGHTLNVIEELYNIQQQFGYIEEGSEVACYCHDLGRVVQNNHIIRFCIENNIHICEEEKQVPSILHQKVSAFIAEKVFNIKNRIILEAIGYHTTSRKNPSITEIEVFLADKLSWKADWSRKLVREIREALKDSKEKAIFHYLSYLNSNKENLQLFHKDSMEAYYYFKRNNVNEYILK